CCCCCTCATTCCAGGCTGTAGGATGCGCCTCCTGAGAGCTGACAGCCTTTTAAATTCGTCTTTAAGTGATAGGGTGTCTACCTTTACAAGGTGATACCGAGGCGTGATATTTAGAAGACATACAATGCTGTCAATAACGCAGGCAAAGTCAACAATAATAGTTCAAATATCCGGTATGAGTCGAAGGACATACTTGCTCACACTGTGGCAGATGCTGACTTATGGAGAAGTTGATCATGTCTGGAATTTCCGGGAGCATACGATCAGAAATTGATTTTCGGGAAATCTATTCAATGGTGGAGTTTGACATGATAGCCAACTAGCTGTAAACCAACAAGTTTAATAATACTTGGAGGACGGGGTTACAAAATAATTGCCAAAATATTAAAACTCTTAAGCATATTTATATACTACAACtacgttttttaaaaaaacaggacTCGTCGTTGAATCTTGTTTTAAGCCAGTCGATATATCTCCCAGCTTGTCCCTAACCTGCAGCTTTTGGAGTTGGGCAACATTTTGAGAGCAAACGTGACTTCCTTTCTTGCATTGTTGACGTCATTTTGAGATGTCAGCTCCAAATAATATTGGGAAGTGTTTCTTTGGCGTCTGACAATTGTATCCAGGAAGCATCTTCAATGTGCCATTCTGCGATTAAGCAGGTAAATATTTTCACAGAGGCCAAGCAAGGTCCGTGTACAACAGCGAACAACTGATCATAAAAGTTACGACCCGTGGCCTTAATTCATTTAGTTTTACATCATTGTCTGAAATGaattttatttttccctcttttgcaaccccccccccaaaaaatcaCGTTTTGACATTTGTTAGGACTTACACATTTAATGCAGAATGTGAATATTAAAACGGAGGGGGAAAAACAATATTTCTTTATTCACAATTGTAAAATACACTGTCACACGGTTTAACGTCTTTCACTGAAACACAAATTACACGTGGACCATTCATTGTAATAAAAGAACTGATATGTCTTggttgtgtttttttctctctccattcagGAGTTATGGGTGGCGTTGTCAATGCAAGGCAAATATAAAGTGACTGCAACATGCATCATAATTATAACATGGACCAATACTGTAGGTACAACGATTAACCACCATGGAGGAAAAAATAAACTGTCACATACTTTACTTTTCACATTTTACATTTCATTCAAGTAGGCAGAAATTAAACGTCACAGATTCATAAACACCACAATACCGCACCAAACGTAATAACATAATTCTTTGGTGTGTCTGTACTATCGCAGAAAGATATTACACATCAGCAAATAAATTATAGTTTACAAATAAAAGAGCATTTATGGACAAAAAAATTCTTAAGATACCTAACGATTACATTAACGACTTGCAGCCCACAACAATTATGTACAAATCCTACAGGGACAGGCCTGTCATTTTTGCATTTTCTGGCCTCTAAGGACATATTAGTGCTCTTTAGTTTGTTGGTCTGAAGGCCTGAATAATTATGAGTAAAATATGAAGATTTTTGACTACATCATGATGAATAGAACATCACACAATAGAATCCCAGGGCTCTTGGTTTTAAGGGTTGATATATTGATGATCCTGATTTCACAGGGTCAAACAGAGTCCTTGTGAGTTTCACTGATAGAAGAATCCTTTCATAGATAGCAGGAAAGTTCTAATTCAGCTGTGTATGTTAGGATATGTAAATAGAATGCTGTTTATACTCGGTCACCGAAGCCGCTGGCACAGGGTGATTCCACTGAGCACAAGGCTATAGCGGTTTCGTTTTCCTCCGGGGATTGTAGTCCATGATGGCTTCGCAGATTTGTAGGATTTCCCTTTTTTCTGTCAATCGAGTGAGTTGGGCGCTAAGCAAAAGAACGGCTACGCATGTATCAGTCAGTTCCAAGAAGCGACATGTTGTCTCGTGGGTCGATTGCCAGTCCGAAATGGGTCTGATGATATGTTTTATCTGTTTAAGTCACGTCTGATTTCATAAAATCAATATCTATAGTCTGAAAGTAAATGAGATTGCGATTCTCTTTTACCTCGAAGTACACACAATAATTTTGACTGACACCGAGGCCAGAAAGTTGCCTAGGATCGGATCCTTAGCCCTTAAGTTCATATCCTACGAGGTTTGAATCTAGCTGGTTTTAAAACGGCGTTGGCCATCCTAGCTGCCTTTAGTTGTCGGGGTTCCATTGCCACTAACCCTGTGTTGACTCTTGCCCATTTGCTCGCTTCTGTGTCAGAGCATAGTCCTGGGATCAGAGTTCGTGTAAACTTCCTCATCCTCGGTGTCGGATGAGGTGCCATTGTTGGAAGGTGTGTGCAGGTTGTTGGTCGCCCCGCTCCCTTGGCAAACGTACCATTCGTTGAGGTTGGTGACTTGCGAAGACACGCTGGCGGTGCGGCCCCTGACTGTCTCTGAAGCCGGGGATACCATCCCCAGGGATGTGTTTGAAAGCTCGTAGCCAGAgccagggggagggggaggagatttGCAGTGGACTTTCATGTGCTTGCGAAGAGAACTAGGGTGAGTGTATGACTTGTCGCAGCCTCTTACTTTACAGTTGTATGGTTTATCGCTGGTGTGGACGTGGGAATGCTTCTTCCTGTCACTGCTGTTGGCAAATTTCCGGTCACAACCATCAAACTCGCATTTAAAAGGCTTCTCTCCTGAAAATAATAAggaagggggggaaaaaaaagacaatAAGAGAACCGAATGGAGCGTTTCGTACAGAGTGAAAAAGAGTTTTTCAAACACATTTCTATTGTTTTGTGCAAATTGTTAAACATGCAAGCTTTTATTATCATCGCTTTAGCCTCGGTTACAGGGGCAAATTCCTGCATTACAACAGTAACCGCATTTCAAATAAACCACTTCACTATCAGTTGAGCTTTCGGATTCCAGACTTGCCGAAAGGCGCTATAGAAATGTAAGGCTTTTTCTTTACCTAAAATCCCCTTCACGTCCTTTCATTCTCTGGCTTTGCTAACCCCTCCAGGAGCCATTGTTTCTTCTCATTTATATTTACATCCTGGTATACACATTTAGCATTACAGTTTTATAACAGTAAACAGCTGGTGAGGTTTAAGGCTGTACTTGGTAACGCAGTTTATCTTTCCATCCAGCAGTCACATGTAAAACGCGATTTCTTTTTGCAAGAAAAATATTTAATGTACTCTCAATTTGTGGCGATTCGATACGGGACGAGAAATGTTTCTATttcctaaaacaaaaaaaatcttaatTATGATTGCAAATAATAGCTTTACATCAGTCTTATTTTCTCCAGGTTCCACACGTTTGCCTGGAATATTGAGGAGTTTCAGACTCGATCTCCATCCATGGTGAAGTGGTCAAACACGTTTTGCGAGAAGTTTTAAGCCAAGTATTTTCAACTTCTGACCTCTTACAACATTTTTCCACACACGGCACCTATCAATACTTTGAGGCTGCGACCGAGCGAGTGACTGCAAGGAAGGTATTACGGCTTGGTACTTATATCTTCAGAATTTTGCAGAGCTCAGAGGTTTACAATTTGTAACAATTTAAACAAgtgcgtcctgatgaagggtctcggcatgaaacgttGACTCCATagactcctctccatagatgctgcctgacttgctgagttaacctagcattttgtgtgtgttaaaccAGTAAGGAGCCGTAAGCACCGACCCTAGGCCCCGTTCCTACACCTTATATTTTTCCTTCCGTATTTGGGCATTCAGTATTTCGGCAAACTTAATCAGATCTAGAATATTTAATGTTTATACGTATTGCACTGATATTTCCCTATCACCACAACATAAGCAAATAATGGGACAACTTCCCAAATCCATCCAGCTATCTCTCTCCTTTCCACCTTTATTGCAGTAAGAGTTCTTCAATTAAAATCCAAATGTCCCATTCTTTGCCGTTTATTTCAAGATTCACTACTGTTAAGAGTTGCTTTGCAATACAGACTAAAGTGATATGGATAACAATAGCACTGAACTGAACCGGTGACCATTTTCCTAGGCGACACGGTTTTCTTCAGTTAAAATGTGATGTTCTTCATAATATGATCGACTCTGCCATGACCTTGCTATCTTGCAGCCTCGCATTCATTTTGATGAAATGTCCCTGATTTGGGTGTATCTAATGATTTTAAGCAGGCTATGAGGTCTGGTTGAAACAAGGCATAGACCAGCGGCATCCAGTGACAATCTGGTTGTATTTATAGACATTAATATTTATATTTTGCTTTGTGAACTACTGCAGCTCGATGTAGTATCCGCGCCCCACAGGTTGGCCATAACCTGCCTCTTGGATTGGCTCGTCGCTTGGTCTGGAATTTCTGGCCGTAAGCAGCATATTAGGCGAGAGGAACTGAGCGAGTCTGGATCCAGCAAGCACTTGACTGGTAAAAGCGACTTCGCCCTCAGACATAAACCTCATTCGTGTCCTGAACGTGACAGCATATCCATGACGGTATGGACCTGTCCAGTCTGCTGTTCGTATTTTCTCGTGATACAACAGCTAACCTGAGATGACTAGTTCACCTTTCTTTTTAGAAATGTGAATCAATATAACGTAGGGACAATGCAGGATTTTCTCCTGGAAGGATGCAGCTTTTATAACCTTTGGGCAACACAGACACACTAGCCCATTCTACTGGAATTTCCGATCTCAAATAAAAACTTCCAGCATTTCCTAGGACAGCACAACTTCTGATCCCAAACTCGTGACGTTTCCAATCTCCCCATCTTCTGCAACAGTAGGAGGAAAGCACACATTCATTCGAGGAGCAGAAACATTTTAGAAAATCGCAGCATCTTAGCTATAAACTCTTCAAAGGTACATCGCCATTATTGTCTGGAGTTACAGAGGCGTGTACCTTTATCACATCCCCTCCCAACCCCTCCCCAAAACAGTTCCAAAATGCAATGGCGAAAATAAGCAACACGGATCTTATGAGCCTGATAGTGTGACTGCTTTTTTTATATATCACAATCTTAATTGCACAGGCTCCATTTGCTGGGATCGGCAGCAAGTTGAACTCCTCCATCTCCCAGCATTACCAAAGCGAGAAAGTTGTCCTGCTATTCTGTATGATGTGAATTACTAAttatttatcttcttttgttTGCTGTGGTAACCAAGCCTACACAGGTCATCGTGGAAGTAGTTAACATTCCAGCCGCgaatttctgttttgttttaagGTCCAGTCTGACTCTGTTTAAAACACGAATAAAGGGCTGTTTTAAAGTTTCCAGCAGCCAACAACCCCGGGCACCGCCTTCAAAGGCAGAAGTGTTTGCCTCTGAACGGCCTTGCTTGGCCTTCTCTTGTAAacgctgctttttttttggtgtggGGGGGCAGGTTGCGCAGAGACAATACAAGACATCAATTTGACTAAACCTGACGTCTTGAAAAGATTTTTGTTTCCTGAGAGGAGATGGATGGTTCGGGACAACTGAATTTAttcctgcacttgcctcctgacCAACATGGCTGGAATGGGAGTCCCGAGCGCTCCGCACgtcccccgcaccccccccccctcgcCCCCGAACCCAACCATGTTTTACTTTAAACTTGTGCAACATATTCTTTAGATAGAACCTGTAATCAAAGTAGTCATGGACCATTTGCTTTAACATTTAAACAAAACATTAAGAAAGCATTAAACGGATAGGTGTAACACTATCTGTTTATGCCCTCTGACAGCACACTATAAATCAATGGAAATAATTAAGTAAGGCATGCGTCAATAAACATTCTCCAAGGGATAATATCTGTCTGCAACAATAAATTCTGACCAGGTTGCTTTATTTCGTCAGCAACTAAACTGTTATACTAGAGATACCCAGTAAACTTTGTTCATGTTAGGTGTAGAGTACCCTCGGGGATCAGGGCGCAAAGATTATTGGTGCGGCTTATTTATTGACGATGAGATCGCAACCCCCTACATCATGGCACTTAATGAACCGAATAACGGCGCATAGTCTGCAAGCATGATGATAATATTTCTTTCAACGACTTTTAAATAACATTTCTGCCACAAAATGCACAACGCATTCGATACTATTTACAATCTCCCCCGAAACTCAGTTGAACGCTTGTCACTCTAATTTAAAATTCGCCTCTTTCTGATCAGCCCGATCGTTCTTGGTGTTTAAGGATGTTTTGAAACGTCTGGTTTTAATTTGGTGATTTGGCGTTCGAAGAGCCTTCTCGCGAGCAAGTCGACTAACCGCGCTAAATTCCCCTCAGACCTGTGACATTTTACTTTCAAGTTCCCGGTCAGGAAATAAAGAATGCCGCCTTTGTAACCCCGTTCCAAACTGTTTGTACTCGCAAACCCGGAGAACCTTTCCACAGAAGCCGAGATACGCTTTAATTTCACATTCTCGACTTTGAGAATTGTTTGTATAATTAAGCAGCGTGCACATGAGATAGAAACGGAAACTGGTTAGATTCGCAGTCTAGAGAGAAAAAATACCATACAGTATTTGATTTGTCAGCGCAAAAAAATACTTTGCAGGAGATAACGGAGTGTACTTGTTGAGGGGTCTaaaaacaaagtgcagagtgtttGACACCAACCTGTGTGCGTCCTTTTATGAATCTTCAAGTTTTCTGAGCGAGCGAATACTTTTCCGCAACCGGGGAACGGGCAAGGAAAAGGCTTCTCTCCCGTGTGAACTCGGATATGGTTGACCAATTTGTATTTCGCCTTGAACGGTTTGCCTTCTCTGGGGCATTCTTCCCAGTAACAAATGTGAACGCTCTGCTCGGGCCCGCCGACGTGCTCCACCGTGACATGATTTACCAATTCGTGCATCGTGCTGAAAGTTTTAGAACAAGGTTTCTTTGAAGTGTCGTCTTGGTCAATCCACTTGCAGATTAGCTCTTGTTTGATGGGTTGTCTCATGTACCTGAAGAATGCTCCGGCTCCGTGATGAGCCGCTGCCAGGTTAACGTTTAAGTTCATGGAGGTATAACTGTGCAGGGAAGAGCCCGGGTAATGCTCCGGCCTATAGATTTCCCCCGGCAACCCCAGGCGCATCTGCCCATTTAACGTTGGGTGGGTTCCTGCTGCAGACTGCTCGTGGAGACCCGAGAACACTTCCGAGTGCCCGTAGCTACCCGCTGTGGAGAGAAACATgccgtggtggtggtggtggcgaTGGTGAGAGGGAGATGACGAGTGCTGTTCGCCCAGTCCATGCATGGCAGATGCTGAGAGGTCTCTCCTGAGAATGTAGTCCCTGCCGCTCGCGTAGCCTGAGTGGGGGTGACCCGCTGGGTAGCTGGCTGAGTTCTGTGCCGAGCCGAAAATCGCCGCTGTCTGGACTTCGGGGTGCGCAGCCATGTGCTGAGATGGGCTGAGTTTGAGAGCACTGGCCTGAGCCATGTGCTCGGGCCCGAAAGGAGTAAGAGGCGCGCTGGGGTCGCTGCTGATCTccccagggtgtgtgtgtgtctggctgCCCAGTCCCGGGAAGCCTGACATGTTCTGATGAGGCTGCTGTTGATTTCCTGCCAAGTCCGATAATCTCAGGCCCGAATACCGCTTGCTTAGCGCGGCTTCCATTGCTTACACTGGTCAGTCCATCCACGCTAGTTGGTGGGAcagttttttccctctctctctctctctttctctctctctcactctctctctctctctctctctctcactctctctctcactcactctctctctctttccttccccctccctccccccacccaccctgccCCACAAAAAAACAAAGCCTGGAAATATTTTATGGAAGCGTATTTAAAGTACTTTTTAAAAGCACCCTTTAACACTGCCTTTCTCACAGTGTTCTCAAGCGATTGGCAGATCATACAACAGTTAGGTGACACGGTGGGGAAATATAGTTCAGAGATGGCAGGGCGGCGATTGGAGACTTTGGGGGTGATTGGCAGACGCGCCGTTCAGGCAATTCGCCTGTTTTCAGTCGAGCGGCGCAGCGGGACCCACCCCTCCTCTCCGCCCGCACTTCTCACGATGTTCCTCTGCTCAAATTTTGACTCCGAAACTTAAGTAAACTTATtccctccatcccccccccccatccaaacTCTTATGGCCGGGATACTCCATAACTGGCCATTAAAGATTGCAATTAGCTCGTCTCCACCCCTCTCCGGAGGGTTTATGTAAAATACTGATTGTGGTCATGTACCTTTTAAATTCGCTTCTAAGCCATGAGCATTGATGACGCATCACATGTTCAACAGTGTTTTGCTTGGAACATTTTAAAATTATTGATTCCAAAGCTGGCTATACAATTCTAACATAAATACAAACGACTTACGCTAAATATTAATATTTTACTGCATTGGGATTTTAGGTTCAAACTTACAATGATCATAATTTACTCATTGCTACTTTGTGCATGTTAACATAAATTACAAATAACCAATTTGGAGATGCAGTCGTAGAATTATTTTTATACCCAGCGGTGGTCAAAAGTAATACAATTTTACA
The DNA window shown above is from Mobula birostris isolate sMobBir1 chromosome 5, sMobBir1.hap1, whole genome shotgun sequence and carries:
- the zic5 gene encoding zinc finger protein ZIC 5; this translates as MEAALSKRYSGLRLSDLAGNQQQPHQNMSGFPGLGSQTHTHPGEISSDPSAPLTPFGPEHMAQASALKLSPSQHMAAHPEVQTAAIFGSAQNSASYPAGHPHSGYASGRDYILRRDLSASAMHGLGEQHSSSPSHHRHHHHHGMFLSTAGSYGHSEVFSGLHEQSAAGTHPTLNGQMRLGLPGEIYRPEHYPGSSLHSYTSMNLNVNLAAAHHGAGAFFRYMRQPIKQELICKWIDQDDTSKKPCSKTFSTMHELVNHVTVEHVGGPEQSVHICYWEECPREGKPFKAKYKLVNHIRVHTGEKPFPCPFPGCGKVFARSENLKIHKRTHTGEKPFKCEFDGCDRKFANSSDRKKHSHVHTSDKPYNCKVRGCDKSYTHPSSLRKHMKVHCKSPPPPPGSGYELSNTSLGMVSPASETVRGRTASVSSQVTNLNEWYVCQGSGATNNLHTPSNNGTSSDTEDEEVYTNSDPRTML